In the genome of Syntrophorhabdaceae bacterium, one region contains:
- a CDS encoding arginase family protein → MPRLPLSFCGLPDNSTDYAHASIVILPIPFDKTSTWLKGADKGPAAIIEASRYLEFYDIETDSEVLGKGIFTARPVRSASSLALIQKTDSVVSKYLKDKKLVVTLGGEHSVSIGVIKCYAKHYKDLSVLQLDAHADSRDSYEGSPYNHACVIARVREFTRNIVSVGIRSMDASERPGIDSKRMFFAHTIHNSDKWI, encoded by the coding sequence ATGCCAAGGCTTCCCCTGAGTTTCTGCGGGTTACCTGACAACAGCACTGATTACGCGCATGCCTCTATAGTTATACTGCCGATCCCTTTTGATAAAACCAGCACATGGTTGAAGGGCGCCGATAAAGGCCCTGCGGCTATAATCGAGGCGTCCCGGTATCTCGAATTCTACGATATAGAGACCGACAGTGAGGTCCTGGGGAAGGGAATTTTTACTGCCAGGCCCGTCCGTTCAGCCTCTTCTCTTGCCTTGATACAAAAAACCGATTCGGTAGTCTCAAAATATCTGAAAGACAAAAAGCTTGTCGTAACATTGGGGGGCGAACACTCCGTTTCTATTGGCGTTATCAAGTGCTATGCGAAGCACTATAAGGACCTCAGCGTATTGCAACTCGACGCCCATGCCGACTCCCGCGACTCATACGAAGGAAGCCCTTATAACCATGCCTGTGTTATCGCGCGTGTAAGGGAATTTACCAGGAACATCGTCTCCGTGGGAATACGCAGCATGGATGCCTCGGAACGCCCGGGCATCGACAGTAAAAGGATGTTTTTTGCGCACACAATACACAATTCCGACAAATGGATA